The Ziziphus jujuba cultivar Dongzao chromosome 12, ASM3175591v1 sequence TAGCATCTGAAAAATATTTGTACTCAAAACTGTATAAAGTTTTATTTCGTCCAGAGACCACAAATGCATCCTCATCAGAAAGATTTAAGATAACAAGAACAGACCAGTTCATGTTGTATATATCAAACTTCTAACAATCATTACCAAATTAATTGCTAAATACATACATgaggggaggaaaaaaaaagaaaaaaatcaccaTAAGCCAGAGCGAAGTTGCTTCTGGATGTTGTCTTCAACACCTAGTTGATACTGACCTgcatatataaagagagagatGCGTGAATAGAAAAAGTGGCACAGACATGTCAAAAGGATATGACAGAGATTCAGCAGCTTATCAActcaaaatataagaaattaaaatactaaagaaATAGAGACATCGTCCACGTAGTTCTGGTGTTGATATCTAGACATTACAACAAATATTATATCTATAATAGTGATTTTTTCTTTGGTCCAGAAATCCTGGATGAATATTCCTCCGAGACGATGCATAtcctaataaataaaatacacgCATATCCTGAAGAGAACAAGTATTGTTCCAGGTGAAAATTCATCTAGGATTCTCAGAGGAGAATTACTGATGATAATAGACTAGCAAAATTCTTATCAAAGGTGGCACTAGTTAATTGGCTTGAATTAGAAGGCACCTACCTTTAATTTGTCAACAAATAACACTCTTCCACTTCATTTGGTATCCAAAATTAGGAAAGTAGATTTAGTGCTTGTAATACTAACATAATGAAAAAGAATCTTTTAAGGGTTCATCAGTAGAAGCCCTCACATGAACCTCTTCTATAAAAACGAGGGTAAAAGACTTCAGCATGGATATTTAACGAGTCAATGACCATCCTAGAGAAAGCAGACATGCATAATCCTAGAGAAATGAAAAATTCTAGATCAAGTGTGGTTTAATTCAAACCTATGAAGACATTTTGGCTGTTCTTCCAACCTATCATGACCATCTTGCACAATTGCATCACTTGCCGACTTGCTGATATTTCTAGCCATAGAGTCAATTTCCTTAAGACCCTGCAAGAAAGTCACGTAAAGAACAATTAAATGGCAGGTATTACTAATTTTAAGTCCCAAAATTTCTGCGCCTAAAAAGTGTAGTTTCTAAAACCTCCAAAAAAGATTAAAACATTACAAGACCCAGCATGGATCGACACAACACAAAAGCCATCATTTTTTCCAAAGATTTTTTGCAAGCATGGATTCACCCACTCAACTCAAATAAGCCTTAGTCCCCCAAGTTTGGTGTGCATCAGCATGAACTCCTTCCTCTAAAGCCTCTTGTTTTTCTCAGCATGATTTCATTTGCACCACTTAGCCCAATCTAATGCCACACttatttgttcttttaatcTCTCCTTTAGACACCGCTTACCACAATATGCAAACAGACACATGAAAATAATCATCATGCAACATATTTTAAGTTGGGCTTACTAATCATGGTATGGTTTGAGTACTATGTAACTCAAATAGACCACATAATTGGTCACCAGATTTTAACTAGATGCATATAAACTATCTGTAACAATTGCAAATATCTTAGACATCTAATGACAGTAGCCTCCATTATTATGTAAATGGAAACAGGCAAAATGCTTAGAATCGCAAACAAAAGGACGATGTTTCTATTTGTGCTTTTCAAACCTTAAAAAGTTTTCCAGGGCAGAATGAGCAAACATAGAGATTGTAGATCTAAAGCAACACACTCCattatatattcatcaattttaGCATTTCATGGATTCTCTCTTATatggaaagaaaatgaaatgtacTCAAGAAAGCTCCACTTTAAAGTACATTTATCAACATGCCatctaacaaaaattgaacGGGATTCATCTACCAAAGAAAAGATGTTATTTACAGTAAATAAAGGTACCACCATTCAAGAATGCCAATGAGCTTAGCGACTAAGCACATAAGGAACTCATAACCATCAAATTAATCATTTGTGATGTTTTCTCAACCATAAGGGCATTAGAAAAAAGAAGGGGAGTAGGGGTGTCGCAATAGACAAACCTGTGGACTTGGTGTTTCTTGATATCCAAGTAAACTATGTGGTTTTTCATAATGTTTAAGTTGCTCCTGCAATAATTAGCAGAACGATTTAGAACTTCGATAATTCAAATAGAAAGATATAGAAGAAAGATTACATTAAAGcctgacaaaaaaaaatttatagcacTTATTCCTTTAAATGATAAGTCTGTCATATAAAGCAATATTAAGAAGGTAGATGAAAACTAAATTCCTTTCTATGCCACTTAAAATGAGTGGCTCGAAGTGAACGATTAGACATCTATTACAAAATACTCTTACATACATGTAAGGTATGCATTGAacataataaatcattttaaaagatTGTAAACTTTAAAGGTCAACAAGAAGCTATGTATTCAAACAACCACTAGTTCTAACCTGCAATACTCCAGGCATTTTCATTCTCTTTCCATTGACGAAGTTGCAAAGGTAAAGAACACCTTGAGCTGCAACATCCTGTAATGATaccaaataagtaaatacaatACCTAACAAGAGAACATAAATTACACAAATCATTGAGTGCTGGTGGTATAATATCAAAACGAAACATGTCAATAGTAAATCAAAGCACTTTGCCCAACCAGTCGCTATAAACACACCATATTTGACAAAAAGGAGTTCTCTCATCTAAATTGTACGAActttaaacattaaaaagagggagggagggagggatttttttttttttttttttttttttttggttggggggGTTGGAATGGAATACTTGAGCACTATCCAtagtggaaaaaaataaaaataaaaataaaaaaaaaggattctaAAACTAGTATTAAAagaacacagagagagagacacacacacacacacacacaatgtcCAACAAGAATATAGTGCCCAGGGGGGAGAGGGGGGCGGGGGGAAGAGGTGGTATACCTGCTTATCTTCCAACGTACATAACTTGAGATTCTGCCAAAGGGAAAAGAGTACAAGGTTAAGATGAttccaaagaagaagaagatgaatggAAGGGACTTAGATCCCAAATTATCGTGATTGCAGCATGACAGATATGACTGAAAGCTAACACAACAGAGAAGGTTACTGGTGCTAACATCTCAACATGACTGCCACCAACTATAAGAGTTATTtatctatctatttatttatttatttatttatttatttatattttttttaactttccaaTTTGAGCCTAGACTATAATATGCTGAATATTAAAACTTCATGCATAACTCACCAAACCAGAAACCATACTCTGCAATGCAGTCAAGTCATAGTCAATTCCAGAAAGAGATTGGTGAACTCCAGCAACCTGTTTCACAAATTGAACCATATCAAGAAATTAGTCAGACAAGTCCACATCCAAATCCATACGCATGAAAATACATGGAAACATAAGATGGCACCATCACCCATCATATCAATTCTACCCAGAAACTATGAAGTAAAAAGGTATAAGGAAACATACATCATCCTTTATTGCCTTTGATAACTCATTCTGCTCCAACATTTTGTCATCCAAATGCTGTATCCTCTGTGTTAAGTGCTTCTTTGTTTTCTGACAAACATATGAATTGTAAAATCAGTTGAAAAAGAGTATCTAAAGATTTTAATGCAAATGAATGATGAAGCAAGTTGATATGGAGAAATGAACATTGATTCATTGTACATGAGTAAAGCAGGAATGtcttaaaactataaaaaaaatttcttttcccCTTAGGAAGaatgattaaatatatttgcTAATTAGCTCTCATTTGACCCTTTTCTTCATTGTCAGcttcagcttcttcttcttcttcttctatatgATACATGGACTCTAAACAGagccaaataaataaagaagatgcGTACATAAAGACCTAATCAATTgtactaaattaaaaaatgaataagtCCCAACTCAATGCAAATGCCCTGAATGAAACCTCTGTTTGCAGTGAAGAAAACAAAGGCAGACAATTTTATTAAGATACTAACTGTTGTCTTAAGTTTGTGGACAAACAGGCTGTCTAAGAGACTAATATAAGttcattttaagaaaaatatataacttaatTTGAAAGACCAAGGACGTATCACAAACAACTGAAAATTTTACCCCGTATGATGTGAACAAGAATATTAACCACACTAATTTCTTCCCATGTAACTATATTACAATAATCTTCTCCAGAGCAGACTGACGTAGGAAAATTCTATGCTTAAAACACACAAGAAAATACAAGATCAATGAGAGGACAGACACTTACAGCAAGAGCAGCTGATACATCCTCTAGATGTTTTGTCAAATTCGAAACAGCACTAGCCATATTACGCTTTGTCACATACATAAGATCCGAGAATGAAAAACCCTGAACACTCAAAGAGTAAATAATTAACCTCCTCCAACAGAAATATATATTGGATATTTCATTTAAACACAAAATCATCCCCATAAGTAATTcataaaaccttgcaaaaaataatacgaaatttgaaggaaaaaataaataaataaatttacgtCTAAGCACGTGTCATTAGCATGAACAGTGataaaagaaaccaaataagaTGTTTATAACTACATGAGATAGATACCTTCCACCACATGTAACCATAACCCAATGCCCCTACTGTAGCAGCAGGAACTATAAGTGAAGATAAATTACCTGgaacaacaaagaaaacaaagaacctATTAGAGTATGTTTCCCAAACAATGGAAATAAACTGGAGCAGCAAGTAGGTTTTTGGCAACCTATTCGCATGTTAACACAACGTGTACTAACTACTCAAAAGTCAATATAATATATGCAAAGAGTTACCATAACCATCACTTCCATTCATAACAGTTATTGATCGTGCAGAGGCAAGTTGTCGAACCTCAGCTGCCAATCGACGCACCTGAGACATTTTCAAACAGAATGTCCAGAAAACTTACATCACATTTGGTATATATCCATGTCCAAAATCATCGTCCaattagcaatacaatttaCATTACCTGAGCTGCAATAGCATCAGAATATTCAGAGTCACCTTCCGATTGCTCTCCCGATTTTTCATATCCCTTAACCAGCGACTGCCATTAAACAAGAAGTAAATATCAGATGGAATAACCCACCTCACTCACTCTGTATACTCGccgaatgaatattttaaaacaaaattgaaatgcCCCAAttcaaaatagataaaaatacgTTATCCACTGATCATTAAGCACTGGACAGCACCTCTTACAACATAGGGGGAacccaaaatccatcaattttctCAGAAACCAAACATTGGGTAGACCAATTACCAGCCGATCGAAAATACTTAATTTAATCAACTAAGCTAACCCACCTAACTCTCACAGGTTCAACAGCAGAAACCCAGTTTATATTTTGACCCATACCATCAAATGGACGAATcgcatgaaaaaacaaaaattctttgCGTTAAACAACCAAAATAACCAACACTAAAATTAGACCcaaagaattaaaagaaaaaaaaataataaaataaaaaaagcagcaAAGTCAGTTCTGACAGTACCTGAAGCTCTCCAAGCAAGTCCGATAACTTATTGTTCTTAAGCAGGATCGTGCCAGTGTATcctaaatacataaataattgctcagaaaaagaagaagaaaaatttataaaaaataaataaataaattaaaaaaaaaaaaaaaggagctccaaaatttaacatttttttatgtgaaaaaTTCAAACATATGATCGATTACTGTAGAAGGTTAATACAGCACCTGCTCCAGCTAAGATCAGGATCTTGGAAACCCCTATTCCACTTTGCATGGCCATGGCCGCTGTTTGGCTGATCGGAAACCTAAACCTGAAAGTTACAGAGAAAGAGGCTGTGGATTTTCTCGGAGGAAGCAGCGGGGTCCAAACCCGGTTTCCGGAGATTTTGGGTTATACAAGGAAACGTAAACGAAGACCATTTCTACGTGGATCTTCATCTAGTATTTGTGAAACGACGCCGTAGTTGTCACAACAACCGCCATTAGGATCACAATTtctgaatattatatatatatttttggtaaaataatatataatttctgAATATTGCATATGTcggaacaataataatattaactagTAATATTCTCcggataatattttaaaagaatgcTTTATTAATTCTCCATAAATAGCATTAcatactttatttattattttttaaagtggtTAATTTGCcttctaaattatatttatgatatgattactaaaaaattaaattattcacctattaaactaaaataaccatattttttattacaacttgatgatgaatataaataactatatctttattaattatcactacacacttatttttattttattttactttttttacaaCAAAAAGTTCCCAGAAATTTGTATTCAAAATTTAACACCCAACAAtgaaatgaattataattaccaaatcttttaactatttgatcattaaattttgaaaagttacGTAATAAGTTGAGAGATCAAATTTAATAAgctattataatattttctttttctttttcctcttccacgttcttttttttttttccctgtgaATGAAGCATCATTAAAATGAGAAATTTGCCTCTTCGTTAAAATTTTCCTTATTGAATATgggaaataattttttcatactTATTTAGAAACCTTTTTAGAATCATAAATAGAATTgctttggtttcttttttggttttttggtgtATAGAATTGCttcggtttttcttttttcgttttttgttttttttttttctcattagtcaatttaaaatataaaagtcaaaGTGAAGTGCGTGAAGTTTTTTGTGAAAACtgaaaagtaaatattttcttaattatctcagattttttaaaatatcctagcttgtatttatatatatatatatatatatatctttgataAGACAATATctgaacaataattttttagttgAAAGACACAATAACTAAGTAAATAACCTTGtatattagcaaaaaaaaaaaaaaaagtaaaaacgtTGTATTAATTGGGTATAtttaaattgacatatttatactttttttttttgggtaataatatatatagtaatttaagGATAGaagttcataaaaaaaaaataataatttaaggaTAGAAGTTGTTGTATCCagaaaattaatttagtaaattaatCAATATCCTTTCTTTTCTCCCAAATCTTGCTTTTTGGGGAATTTGTTTTCCAATTTTTCCACtgccaaacaaaaataaaatgagagcGCGAGAGTTGGGGAGCAAAGGGAATcgatttttttctattttctaagaACGATTTTTTCAAGAGAGAGAGGAGTCATCAGatcaaaaaacattttttaggattttttcttGATTTCTTCAGCAGTGAAGAGATACAAAAGAGAATtgatggaagaaagagaaagagagaagaatcacactggaagagagagaaagaaatggaccttggaattaaaaatttgaCAAGGGTAATTTTGGGTTAAAATACAAAAAGGGCTCTAAGACATTTTTAGTtaatataaaagtgaaaaaatttagATGCTTCTTATTTTCTGATTTCTATTTtcgaaatattatttttaaaaataaaaataaatttttttttttttgttaacgaAAACAAAGAACATTTAACCATTGATGTGcacaaaatatatttgattaaatagttttcaaaaaatttttaaacagcttttgttttttgtgttttttttttttttgttttggtacatacaagtttttttttttttttatacacagaaccttatatatagtatatatagctataaaatatttatatatatatatatatataatattaattcatttacatattaataaattatatacatatatatataatataaaatatatattaaaacataatataacttttttttttggggggaaaacACCCAACATATATAAGTCCAGCTAACAAGAAagtattactttttatattatcaATTCAATCACGATTCAATGAGAAATTATTCAATACACAATGTGTACAGACATGGAATCCCAAATGGTATACATAGCCAATACAATAATGCCATGTGTCGATCAATAAATACCTAAAAAAAAGGAATCAATCTACTCATTAACGCTGTTGGGTTGCCATCATCATATGAAGAAGCTTTTCTGCTAAACCGAAAACACCAATATCGTATTTGCagcttttgtttttcaattttctgagttgagagaaaggaaaaaaaaaatgatccatTATCGTGGACAAACTGCATGTTTCAAAAGCAAAAGCACCTCCAACTTTACTTAATATTTGCCCActaatcaaaacaaaataatttgaatataaattttaatactgAGGCAACCTTCAAAGAGAACAATAACGAtgtaaaactgaaaattaaAGCCAAGAACCTAGTTGTTGTTcgtctatattttattttatttttcctgttACAATTGACCTCGTGTTGTTTaagcttttaaaatttgatctTCTTGAAATCTAGGGTTATTACTCTAAGATGGATGAAACAGCAAAACAAGAATGGTGgacaatcaaaaaaataataacaacaaaagaaTAGAGAGGGAGACAagcaaagaaaatgaagaaagagatACAGATTAAGAGAGGATTAAGGTGGGGTGGAAACCCAAGTATTGTCTTTTGGCACCAATGG is a genomic window containing:
- the LOC107428849 gene encoding uncharacterized protein LOC107428849 isoform X1 is translated as MAMQSGIGVSKILILAGAGYTGTILLKNNKLSDLLGELQSLVKGYEKSGEQSEGDSEYSDAIAAQVRRLAAEVRQLASARSITVMNGSDGYGNLSSLIVPAATVGALGYGYMWWKGFSFSDLMYVTKRNMASAVSNLTKHLEDVSAALAKTKKHLTQRIQHLDDKMLEQNELSKAIKDDVAGVHQSLSGIDYDLTALQSMVSGLNLKLCTLEDKQDVAAQGVLYLCNFVNGKRMKMPGVLQEQLKHYEKPHSLLGYQETPSPQGLKEIDSMARNISKSASDAIVQDGHDRLEEQPKCLHRSVSTRC
- the LOC107428849 gene encoding uncharacterized protein LOC107428849 isoform X2, whose product is MAMQSGIGVSKILILAGAGYTGTILLKNNKLSDLLGELQSLVKGYEKSGEQSEGDSEYSDAIAAQVRRLAAEVRQLASARSITVMNGSDGYGNLSSLIVPAATVGALGYGYMWWKGFSFSDLMYVTKRNMASAVSNLTKHLEDVSAALAKTKKHLTQRIQHLDDKMLEQNELSKAIKDDVAGVHQSLSGIDYDLTALQSMVSGLNLKLCTLEDKQDVAAQGVLYLCNFVNGKRMKMPGVLQEQLKHYEKPHSLLGYQETPSPQVSIN